ACCTCGTGGGCGCGCACGATGAATCCGCCGGGGTAGACGGTGCCGCTGGGCAGCGCGACCGGGCAGGTGTGCAGCGTGAAGACGCGGCCGCAGTCCTGGCAGGAGAAGTGGTGGTGGTGGCCCTGGCCGCTGGCCTCGTAGAGGGTCTCGCCGTCGAGCGTAACGGGGTGGATGCGGCCCTGCTCGGTCAGGAGTTTCAGGGTGCGGTACACGGTGGCGATGCCCAGGCCCGGCAGGTCGCTCCGCGCGCGGTCGAGCACGTCGGCAACG
The DNA window shown above is from Deinococcus sp. LM3 and carries:
- a CDS encoding Fur family transcriptional regulator, producing MTATRSTRQRDVITRIMQAAQGPLAVADVLDRARSDLPGLGIATVYRTLKLLTEQGRIHPVTLDGETLYEASGQGHHHHFSCQDCGRVFTLHTCPVALPSGTVYPGGFIVRAHEVTLYGQCPDCAAQPG